GGAGCACGAGGCGTTCCTCGACCGCCACGCGCGCGTGCTGGACGCCTGGGAGGCCCGCGAGGACACCCCGCCCGAGGAGGCCTACCGGGACTATCTCCTCGCCCTGGACTCCTGGCGCCACCTGCCCTACACCGACCCCGGCCTGCCCGCCCGGCTGCTCCCCGAGGACTGGCCGGGCAGCCGCTCGGCGGCGGTGTTCCGGGGACTCCACGCGCGATTGCGGGACGCCGGGGCGGCGTTCGTCGGCGTGTGATGCCCTGGCCGCTCCCGTGTGACCTCACACACAACACAGGTCGCTAAGGGAACCCTCAGGTTCCTCTGTCCCTCTTCTCAAGTTTCTTACCTACCGTCCCTCGGGTCGTCTATAGGTAAGTGAAGAGGACTGTTGCGCATGACCACCACGGCAAGGGCCTGTCGTCCGGCTCAGGGAGCCACCGTCTGGCTCACGGGGCTGCCGAGCGCGGGCAAGACCACGATCGCCCGGCACCTCGGTGAGCGGCTGAGGGCCGAGGGACATCGCGTGGAGGTCCTCGACGGCGACGAGATACGCCGCTTCCTCTCCGCGGGCCTCGGCTTCTCCCGCGAGGACCGCAACACCAACGTGCAGCGCATCGGCCTGGTCTCCGAGGTCCTGGCCCGCAACGGCGTCCTGTCCGTGGTCCCGGTCATCGCGCCCTACGCCGACAGTCGCGAGGCGGTCCGCAAACGGCACGAGGCGAGCGGCACGCCGTACATCGAGGTGCATGTCGCCACTCCGGTCGAGGTGTGCAGCGAGCGGGACGTGAAGGGCCTGTACGCCAGACAGGCCGCGGGCGAGCTGTCGGGGCTGACC
This DNA window, taken from Streptomyces sp. NBC_00663, encodes the following:
- the cysC gene encoding adenylyl-sulfate kinase; translated protein: MTTTARACRPAQGATVWLTGLPSAGKTTIARHLGERLRAEGHRVEVLDGDEIRRFLSAGLGFSREDRNTNVQRIGLVSEVLARNGVLSVVPVIAPYADSREAVRKRHEASGTPYIEVHVATPVEVCSERDVKGLYARQAAGELSGLTGIDDPYETPVNAALVLETQSQTPQQSADAVYAVLAERGLV